Proteins from a single region of Brassica napus cultivar Da-Ae unplaced genomic scaffold, Da-Ae ScsIHWf_2387;HRSCAF=3085, whole genome shotgun sequence:
- the LOC111211646 gene encoding exopolygalacturonase clone GBGA483-like: MSGNMKAPATVAAVKPNSGWVDFTNLADFTLNGNGAIFDGQGSLAWKANDCAKTGKCNSLPINIRFTGLTNSKIIGITSTNSKLFHMNVLNCKNVTLENIGIDAPPESLNTDGIHIGRSIGVNLIGAKVKTGDDCVSIGDGTENLIVENVECGPGHGIAVGSLGRYPNEQPVRGVTVRKCLIKNTSNGVRIKTWPGSPPGIASNIIFEDITMDNVSTPVLIDQEYCPYTTRKHQGF; encoded by the exons ATGAGTGGCAATATGAAAGCTCCAGCTACGGTCGCTGCCGTTAAGCCTAACTCTGGATGGGTTGATTTTACTAATCTTGCTGATTTCACTTTGAACGGAAACGGAGCCATTTTCGACGGTCAAGGCTCACTCGCCTGGAAGGCCAATGACTGCGCCAAAACTGGAAAGTGCAACTCTCTCCCCATT AACATACGATTCACGGGTCTAACAAACTCGAAAATTATCGGCATAACATCAACGAACAGCAAACTTTTCCACATGAACGTTCTCAACTGCAAGAACGTAACTCTTGAGAATATTGGTATTGATGCACCTCCGGAGAGTCTCAACACCGATGGTATCCACATCGGAAGGTCCATTGGCGTGAACTTAATAGGGGCAAAGGTTAAAACCGGAGATGACTGCGTTTCCATAGGAGATGGTACTGAAAATCTCATTGTTGAGAATGTGGAATGTGGACCAGGACACGGCATTGCTGTAGGAAGTCTTGGAAGGTACCCTAATGAGCAACCAGTCAGAGGAGTCACCGTGAGGAAATGCCTCATCAAGAACACCAGTAATGGTGTTCGCATCAAGACATGGCCTGGATCTCCCCCCGGTATCGCCTCCAACATTATTTTTGAGGATATCACAATGGACAATGTTAGCACTCCTGTTCTCATCGACCAAGAGTACTGTccgtacactacaagaaaacatcaaggattctga